From a single Candidatus Bipolaricaulota bacterium genomic region:
- a CDS encoding patatin-like phospholipase family protein — MRRKLKIGLALGGGGARGFAHLGIIMALEEHGIPIDVITGTSMGAAVGAAKALGMDLGKLHSVLSLLNLNSLLGVSESTSHEIRRAIGRGVVEYMRGVDLEEETSLSERLSRLLALFSLFTAKKDFAATQVPFAVVAADLATGARVVLREGPIYRAVAASAAVPGIFPPVRIEGKYLIDGGVIEKIPIAAAIELGANAVIAVDAGAPMEKVRAQTSLDVMFQSQRITSHALTALQVEEARKRLNGRLVLLRPQVSGITMLAFSKLSQAVKAGKEEVLARLPEISESCGVRPVSPDSKQ, encoded by the coding sequence ATGAGACGGAAACTCAAGATCGGCCTTGCCCTCGGTGGGGGCGGGGCGCGCGGGTTCGCTCACCTTGGGATCATCATGGCACTGGAGGAGCACGGGATCCCGATCGACGTCATCACCGGGACGAGCATGGGAGCGGCGGTCGGAGCGGCGAAAGCGTTGGGAATGGACTTGGGCAAGCTCCATTCCGTCCTCAGCCTCCTCAACCTGAACTCCCTCCTCGGGGTGTCAGAGAGCACCAGTCACGAGATCCGACGGGCGATCGGGCGCGGGGTGGTGGAGTACATGCGCGGAGTCGACCTCGAAGAGGAAACGAGTCTCTCGGAGCGCCTGTCCCGCTTGTTGGCTCTATTTTCGCTGTTTACGGCGAAGAAGGACTTCGCCGCGACGCAGGTTCCGTTCGCCGTGGTCGCCGCCGATCTGGCCACCGGGGCGAGGGTCGTCCTGCGCGAGGGACCGATCTATCGCGCGGTGGCGGCGAGCGCGGCCGTTCCCGGGATCTTTCCCCCGGTGCGGATCGAGGGAAAGTACTTGATCGACGGCGGGGTCATCGAGAAGATCCCGATCGCCGCGGCGATCGAGCTGGGGGCGAACGCGGTGATCGCGGTCGACGCCGGGGCACCGATGGAAAAGGTGAGAGCGCAGACAAGCCTCGATGTCATGTTTCAGTCGCAGCGGATAACCTCCCACGCCCTCACCGCACTTCAGGTCGAAGAGGCGAGAAAAAGGTTAAACGGCAGGTTGGTTCTACTCCGGCCGCAGGTGAGCGGGATAACGATGCTCGCGTTTTCCAAGCTCTCACAGGCGGTGAAGGCGGGGAAGGAGGAGGTCCTCGCCCGCCTTCCCGAAATCAGCGAGAGCTGTGGAGTCCGTCCCGTTAGCCCGGATTCGAAACAGTGA